The Prunus persica cultivar Lovell chromosome G8, Prunus_persica_NCBIv2, whole genome shotgun sequence genome includes a region encoding these proteins:
- the LOC18766460 gene encoding protein S-acyltransferase 8 produces MAKRVYEVWKGSNKFILGGRLIFGPDAKSLLVTLLLIIAPVVIFCVFVAWHLRHEFSSYNAGYAILVVAIVFTIYVLVLLFLTSARDPGIIPRNAHPPEEEFRYDPSVSIDVGGRQVAANAGGRQTPSLQFPRTKEVMVNGLPVRVKYCDTCMLYRPPRCSHCSICNNCVERFDHHCPWVGQCIGQCNYRYFFLFVSSATLLCIYVFSLSALYIKILMDDYHGTVWKAMKESPASVILMAYCFISLWFVGGLTGFHLYLIGTNQTTYENFRYRADNRINVYNRGCLNNFLEVFCTELKPSRNNFRAFVEEELQRPPPLPTAREIEPDELGGDPRSKVEDDLDIGEDLLKISQRRNIEEIDEDIRSRGSNGPPHNTSEVDSALGSDHRAPTIRSDARHSSWGRRSGSWEIAPEVIGNTNVTEGRGHVTSKDVVQ; encoded by the exons AAGTTCATCCTCGGTGGAAGGTTGATATTTGGGCCAGATGCCAAGTCACTGCTTGTCACATTATTGTTGATCATTGCTCCGGTTGTGATCTTTTGTGTATTTGTTGCATGGCATCTCCGGCATGAGTTTTCATCATATAATGCAGGATATGCAATACTAGTGGTAGCAATTGTATTTACTATCTAT GTGTTggtgcttctttttcttacttCAGCACGGGACCCTGGGATTATTCCACGAAATGCACATCCACCGGAGGAAGAATTTCGTTATGACCCGTCAGTTTCTATTGATGTTGGTGGAAGACAAGTGGCTGCTAATGCTGGTGGAAGACAGACTCCAAGCCTTCAATTCCCTAGAACAAAAGAAGTGATGGTCAATGGTCTTCCTGTGAGAGTGAAGTATTGTGACACTTGTATGCTATATCGTCCACCTCGTTGCTCCCATTGTTCTATTTGCAACAATTGTGTGGAACGCTTTGATCACCACTGCCCTTGGGTGGGCCAATGCATTGGACAG TGCAATTATCGTTACTTCTTTCTCTTCGTTTCTTCTGCAACTCTTCTCTGCATCTACGTATTCTCACTATCAGCTTTATACATCAAAATTCTGATGGACGATTATCACGGGACAGTTTGGAAGGCAATGAAAGAATCTCCTGCATCTGTGATACTAATGGCCTATTGTTTCATTTCTCTTTGGTTTGTTGGTGGACTAACTGGCTTCCATTTGTACCTTATAGGTACCAACCAG ACTACATATGAAAACTTCAGGTACCGAGCTGACAACAGGATCAATGTTTACAACCGGGGTTGCTTAAATAACTTTCTTGAAGTATTTTGCACAGAATTAAAACCCTCAAGGAATAACTTTCGGGCTTTCGTTGAAGAGGAGTTACAAAGGCCTCCTCCTTTGCCCACTGCACGGGAAATAGAACCAGATGAATTGGGTGGGGATCCACGTTCAAAGGTTGAGGATGACTTAGATATTGGTGAAGATCTGTTGAAGATCTCGCAGCGTCGTAAcattgaagaaattgatgagGACATACGCAGTAGAGGGAGCAACGGACCTCCTCATAATACCTCAGAGGTTGACTCTGCTTTGGGTTCAGATCACCGGGCTCCCACCATTCGATCTGATGCGCGTCACTCTAGTTGGGGAAGGAGAAGTGGGAGCTGGGAAATTGCACCGGAGGTCATTGGTAACACGAATGTCACTGAAGGTAGAGGTCATGTCACTTCGAAGGATGTGGTTCAATGA